Proteins encoded by one window of Salvia splendens isolate huo1 chromosome 5, SspV2, whole genome shotgun sequence:
- the LOC121803070 gene encoding AP2/ERF and B3 domain-containing transcription factor At1g50680-like isoform X1, whose product MKIFHIQYLFYLHSCNQFLGQHLLLVAGGRNLISQIMMQEASGVTKNLCGEISDSNSSSHDQVPANQPTRYKGVVCQKEGRWGAQIYANNHRVWLGTFNSEKEAAVAYDRASMKLRSSPTFRNFPSNDNMNVCEQRFQDQFSTETVLRMIKDNSYASKLSDYMRGQVPQVPHVASLQDAPASRLRVLFEKELTPSDVGKLNRLVIPKKFAVKYFPIIPHANAGKEGGSVQDVELLFLDRSMRSWNIRYCYWKSSQSFVFTRGWNRFAKEKGLRSRDRVIFYSYESGDQKFCILDAAYDDNRARDGLVVDEDDEVLEMEKPGDETDRIEPENVQDKENEPSLSSKGFKLFGVKIV is encoded by the exons ATTTCTCAG ATTATGATGCAAGAAGCAAGTGGCGTTACGAAAAATCTGTGTGGTGAAATCTCCGATTCCAACAGCAGCAGTCATGACCAAGTTCCTGCAAATCAACCAACGAGATACAAAGGCGTGGTGTGTCAAAAAGAAGGCCGTTGGGGCGCGCAGATATATGCCAACAACCACCGTGTTTGGCTCGGGACCTTCAATTCTGAAAAGGAAGCAGCAGTGGCATACGACCGTGCCTCAATGAAGCTCCGCAGCAGCCCCACATTTCGTAACTTCCCATCAAACGACAATATGAACGTCTGCGAACAGAGATTCCAAGACCAGTTCAGTACGGAAACAGTACTTAGGATGATCAAGGACAACTCGTACGCCTCGAAACTCTCCGACTACATGAGGGGTCAAGTCCCACAAGTACCCCATGTGGCGTCCTTGCAAGACGCACCGGCATCTAGGTTGAGGGTCCTCTTTGAGAAGGAGCTCACGCCTAGCGACGTTGGGAAGCTCAATCGGCTGGTCATTCCGAAGAAGTTTGCAGTGAAGTACTTCCCTATAATCCCTCATGCCAACGCGGGGAAAGAGGGAGGCAGCGTCCAAGATGTCGAGCTCTTATTCTTGGATCGTTCGATGCGATCGTGGAACATTCGATACTGTTATTGGAAGAGTAGCCAAAGCTTTGTGTTCACTAGGGGATGGAACAGGTTTGCAAAGGAGAAAGGGTTGAGATCAAGGGATAGGGTTATTTTCTATTCTTACGAATCCGGTGACCAGAAATTTTGTATATTGGATGCAGCGTACGACGACAACAGGGCCCGGGATGGGCTCGTCGTCGATGAAGATGACGAGGTGTTGGAGATGGAGAAGCCAGGAGATGAGACTGATAGAATAGAACCTGAGAATGTACAAGACAAGGAAAATGAGCCTTCTCTTTCGAGTAAGGGTTTTAAACTATTTGGTGTTAAAATTGTGTAG
- the LOC121803901 gene encoding uncharacterized protein LOC121803901, with the protein MEVIEELASNDEGWSNERSKVHRVASTTNHNPMSALSDKLDALTKKFDCMIMGKPSQEPQGSMEDVNYVNQGGNNRYYNNPRPNFHGGGYNQYGNTGHPNLSYENPNNALQPPPGFTVTDGVVNDPKKMTTEDILKSFMLQSNKLMEQNNQRMEKVEKDVQSIVTHLKFVDTQLSQIAQAVSMNHKPGQFPGQPNENSKGCMAIHLRNGKTYEGPSLSETTKDAILEPNAAVAEKLKGKITEQRDIGGTSGVKVPLPEALKQKTKKDEQFARFLDIFRKVHVNIPLIEALQQMPKYGKFLKKVIAQKTSWGQVDTINLTENCSALLQRKLPAKQKDPGCFTVDCLIGGYKVENALCDLGASINLMPLSVFKQMNIGTLKPTSATLQMADRSVVYPKGIVEDLLIKVGEFIFPIDFMVLDMEEDKGVPLLLGRPFLATAEANINVKKGELTIFMGEESQTFSHKPRSMDGRTEECKVVRLKHQVTTEEGGSSAVRKVKQKDFYELHMEMMASTDSEPITWIDADHSRPSPVHAVITTEPPRMGGKIPTDVKGRKITAPTLKEPIPRESEKWWLTKTWNDLFPHGEGAKRSPGGNSGMKGDLG; encoded by the coding sequence ATGGAAGTGATTGAGGAGCTCGCATCTAATGACGAAGGATGGAGCAACGAAAGGAGTAAGGTGCATAGAGTGGCTTCTACTACAAATCATAATCCTATGAGTGCCCTATCCGACAAGTTGGATGCGTTGACCAAGAAATTTGATTGCATGATAATGGGGAAACCTTCTCAAGAGCCCCAAGGAAGTATGGAGGACGTGAACTATGTGAATCAAGGGGGCAACAACAGGTACTACAATAATCCACGCCCCAACTTTCATGGTGGAGGATATAATCAGTACGGGAACACGGGGCATCCCAATCTCTCTTATGAGAACCCCAATAATGCTCTGCAACCACCCCCAGGGTTCACAGTTACTGATGGAGTGGTTAATGATCCGAAGAAGATGACCACGGAAGACATACTCAAGTCTTTCATGCTACAGTCCAACAAGCTCATGGAGCAGAACAATCAAAGGATGGAGAAAGTTGAGAAAGATGTGCAAAGTATAGTCACCCATCTGAAGTTCGTAGACACACAGCTGAGCCAGATTGCTCAGGCTGTGAGTATGAACCACAAGCCTGGGCAGTTCCCAGGCCAGCCAAATGAGAATTCGAAAGGATGTATGGCCATCCATCTGAGGAATGGCAAGACGTATGAAGGCCCATCTCTGTCGGAGACCACGAAGGACGCTATTCTTGAGCCTAACGCTGCCGTGGCAGAGAAACTGAAGGGCAAGATAACTGAACAAAGAGACATTGGAGGCACTTCTGGAGTGAAGGTGCCCTTACCTGAAGCACTGAAGCAGAAGACAAAGAAGGATGAGCAGTTTGCTCGATTCCTAGATATATTCAGGAAGGTGCACGTGAACATCCCACTGATTGAGGCACTACAGCAGATGCCGAAGTATGGGAAGTTTCTGAAGAAGGTGATAGCCCAGAAGACCAGTTGGGGGCAGGTAGACACTATTAATCTAACTGAAAATTGCAGTGCTCTGCTGCAAAGGAAACTGCCGGCCAAGCAGAAGGATCCTGGATGTTTCACTGTCGACTGCCTCATTGGGGGCTATAAGGTGGAGAATGCTCTCTGCGATCTAGGCGCGAGCATTAATCTAATGCCACTATCGGTGTTCAAGCAAATGAACATTGGTACTTTGAAGCCCACCTCAGCCACACTACAGATGGCAGACAGATCTGTCGTGTATCCAAAGGGCATCGTGGAAGACCTACTGATTAAGGTCGGGGAATTTATTTTTCCCATCGACTTTATGGTCTTGGACATGGAAGAAGACAAGGGAGTCCCCCTACTGCTAGGACGTCCCTTCCTTGCCACTGCTGAGGCAAATATAAACGTGAAAAAGGGAGAGTTGACAATCTTCATGGGAGAAGAAAGTCAAACGTTTTCCCACAAACCGAGAAGCATGGATGGAAGAACTGAGGAGTGCAAGGTGGTGCGTCTGAAGCACCAAGTGACTACTGAAGAAGGAGGATCGAGTGCAGTTAGAAAAGTGAAGCAGAAGGACTTTTATGAGCTTCACATGGAGATGATGGCTTCCACTGACTCGGAGCCAATAACATGGATCGATGCAGACCATAGTCGCCCTTCACCGGTGCACGCGGTGATCACTACTGAACCCCCTAGGATGGGGGGTAAAATACCAACTGATGTCAAGGGAAGAAAGATAACTGCTCCAACACTGAAGGAGCCTATCCCGAGAGAGTCTGAAAAGTGGTGGCTCACCAAGACGTGGAACGATCTATTTCCTCATGGAGAAGGAGCCAAGCGATCACCTGGAGGCAACTCTGGGATGAAAGGGGATCTCGGTTGA